Proteins encoded together in one Archangium lipolyticum window:
- a CDS encoding ankyrin repeat domain-containing protein: MTAAGLGRIDLMARFVRDDGTLAPDAHALVHYSQVRDRPSSHADILGLALVFASMGGNRDAAAWLLDHGASVHARPPFDHVATPLHWAALRGHVEVVSLLLDRGADRAVRDTSFNDTPQGWAEHAGHRAVAALVAL, encoded by the coding sequence GTGACCGCGGCGGGGCTCGGCCGCATCGACTTGATGGCGCGGTTCGTGCGCGATGACGGGACGCTCGCGCCGGACGCGCATGCCCTGGTTCACTACAGCCAGGTGCGCGACCGCCCCTCCTCACACGCCGACATCCTGGGTCTCGCGCTGGTCTTCGCGAGCATGGGTGGCAACCGGGACGCGGCGGCGTGGCTCCTCGACCACGGAGCCAGCGTGCACGCGCGACCGCCGTTCGATCACGTCGCGACACCGCTCCATTGGGCCGCGCTGCGCGGGCACGTCGAGGTCGTGTCGCTCCTCCTCGACCGGGGCGCGGACCGCGCGGTGCGCGACACGTCATTCAATGACACGCCCCAGGGGTGGGCCGAGCACGCGGGACATCGGGCCGTGGCAGCGCTCGTCGCGCTCTAG
- a CDS encoding SgcJ/EcaC family oxidoreductase, whose translation MSPEHSVVTSEISADEAAVLALLRQLHDAWGRGDADGFAALFTEDADYVVFDGSRLKGREEIAESHRPLFERFMKGSRLVGEPPSVRLLTPGVAVVHGKGAILMARQKRPSRRRLSVQTLVAVKQEGRWRFTAFQNTRYNPFAQTLLGRLLLLLSPKGPASVTSPAIPARARDGASPS comes from the coding sequence GTGAGTCCTGAGCATTCCGTGGTGACGTCCGAAATCTCCGCTGACGAGGCCGCTGTCCTGGCGCTCCTGCGGCAACTTCATGACGCCTGGGGGAGGGGAGACGCCGATGGGTTCGCGGCGCTGTTCACGGAAGATGCCGATTACGTGGTGTTCGACGGCTCGCGCTTGAAGGGCCGTGAGGAGATCGCGGAGAGTCACAGGCCTCTGTTCGAGCGGTTCATGAAGGGCTCTCGCCTGGTGGGTGAGCCCCCCTCGGTGCGTTTGCTGACTCCAGGGGTGGCTGTCGTCCACGGCAAGGGGGCGATCCTCATGGCGCGCCAGAAGCGCCCCTCTCGTAGACGGTTGTCCGTCCAGACGCTCGTCGCCGTCAAGCAGGAGGGTCGATGGCGCTTCACCGCGTTCCAGAACACGCGCTACAACCCATTCGCGCAGACCCTCCTGGGGAGATTGTTGCTACTCCTGTCTCCCAAGGGGCCCGCGTCAGTGACCTCGCCCGCCATACCGGCCCGGGCTCGTGATGGCGCGAGCCCGTCTTGA
- a CDS encoding cytochrome P450, which translates to MFFSPLLGSWVVTRHADISAVVADTDRFSSAESITVGAATIPREVVSTLVDGYPLVPSLVDNDPPAHTRFRGLVSKAFTGRRLAEKEPFIRALVDELISAFIQEGRADLFLRFAHPLSSSIIAEILGIPRADISRFRRWSDDLSTVLAAHGPVDHQVACARGVVDFQRYLAAALEERKTSPREDLLSDIITEGQGMTPPMSMAELVSLLMQVHFAGHETTAGLIVGAVELLLNNPEQLHALRDNPALTAGAVEEAVRMVSPVHAMFRTAREDVEIGGIPIPKGAHIRLVYASANRDEHRFHAPECFDIRRSDVKKHLAFGQGLHFCIGAPLARLEARLALEALLRRLPGLRLVPGQKPGFLKSVTVRRHERLEVTWDAPGLDGLGNRGSGWQPS; encoded by the coding sequence GTGTTCTTCAGCCCCTTGCTCGGGTCGTGGGTGGTGACGCGCCATGCGGACATCAGCGCCGTGGTCGCCGATACCGACCGCTTCTCGTCCGCCGAGTCCATCACGGTGGGGGCCGCGACGATTCCGCGGGAGGTTGTCTCCACGCTGGTGGACGGCTACCCCCTGGTGCCGAGCCTCGTCGACAACGATCCGCCAGCGCATACGCGCTTCCGGGGCCTCGTCAGCAAGGCCTTCACCGGGCGGCGCCTCGCGGAGAAGGAGCCCTTCATCCGTGCCCTCGTGGACGAGCTCATCAGCGCGTTCATCCAGGAGGGACGAGCGGACCTGTTCCTCCGGTTCGCCCATCCGCTGTCGTCCAGCATCATCGCGGAGATCCTCGGGATCCCCCGCGCGGACATCAGCAGGTTCCGGCGCTGGTCCGACGATCTGTCCACGGTCCTGGCGGCGCATGGCCCCGTCGATCACCAGGTCGCGTGCGCTCGAGGAGTGGTCGACTTCCAGCGCTACCTGGCCGCGGCGCTCGAGGAGCGGAAGACCTCTCCCCGGGAGGACCTGCTGAGCGACATCATCACCGAGGGCCAGGGGATGACGCCGCCGATGAGCATGGCGGAGCTCGTGAGCCTGCTGATGCAGGTACACTTCGCGGGTCACGAGACGACGGCGGGCCTCATCGTGGGGGCGGTGGAGTTGTTGCTCAACAATCCGGAGCAGTTGCATGCACTCCGGGACAATCCGGCCCTCACCGCGGGCGCCGTCGAGGAGGCGGTGCGGATGGTCTCCCCCGTGCATGCCATGTTCCGCACCGCACGGGAGGACGTGGAGATCGGGGGCATCCCGATTCCAAAGGGCGCCCACATCCGGCTCGTCTACGCCTCGGCCAACCGGGACGAGCACAGGTTCCACGCGCCGGAGTGCTTCGATATCCGGAGGTCTGACGTCAAGAAGCACCTCGCCTTCGGCCAGGGCCTCCATTTCTGCATCGGCGCACCGCTCGCACGGCTCGAGGCGCGTCTGGCGCTCGAGGCGCTGCTCCGGCGTCTCCCAGGTCTCCGGCTCGTGCCAGGGCAGAAGCCGGGTTTCCTGAAGAGCGTCACCGTCCGGAGACACGAGCGCCTCGAGGTGACATGGGACGCCCCCGGGCTCGATGGGCTCGGAAACCGCGGGAGCGGGTGGCAGCCGAGCTGA
- a CDS encoding dipeptidase encodes MDTSKVLELHQRWCIADGHADSLMWNRDLCERSSEGHVDFPRLREVGMKLQCFTIVTRGFPFIGGFEAFAMWRGWPREARESEWTRALWQIDRLADFCRRSEGQVRITTSGRALEENLAQGRLSAVLGIEGAHAIEGQVERVAELHRRGVRFMGLTHLSNNEAGGSSFPLMGNRPLSPLGHSVLEEMARVGMGVDVAHASERTLEDILAHPTARFFSSHTGVRGAGGGWRNLSDEVLRRIAERGGVVGIILAPVYLGGDAIDDVVRHIEHALGVMGEEGVGIGSDYDGMVALPKGIRDVTDLPKLTEALLRRHPEALVERILGGNFRRYFRETLGE; translated from the coding sequence ATGGACACGAGCAAGGTGCTGGAGCTCCACCAACGCTGGTGCATCGCGGACGGGCACGCGGACTCGTTGATGTGGAACCGCGACCTCTGCGAGCGCTCTTCCGAGGGGCACGTGGACTTCCCCCGCCTGCGCGAGGTGGGGATGAAGCTGCAGTGCTTCACCATCGTCACCCGCGGCTTCCCCTTCATCGGCGGCTTCGAGGCCTTCGCCATGTGGCGGGGCTGGCCTCGCGAGGCCCGCGAGAGCGAGTGGACACGCGCCCTCTGGCAGATCGACCGGCTGGCCGACTTCTGCCGCCGCTCCGAGGGGCAGGTGCGCATCACCACCTCGGGACGGGCGCTGGAGGAGAACCTCGCCCAGGGGCGGTTGTCGGCCGTGCTCGGCATCGAGGGGGCCCACGCCATCGAGGGGCAGGTGGAGCGCGTGGCCGAGCTGCACCGCCGGGGCGTGCGCTTCATGGGCCTCACCCACCTGTCCAACAACGAGGCGGGTGGCTCCTCCTTCCCATTGATGGGCAACCGGCCGCTGTCGCCCCTGGGGCACTCGGTGCTGGAGGAGATGGCCCGCGTGGGCATGGGCGTGGACGTGGCCCACGCCTCCGAGCGGACCCTGGAGGACATCCTGGCCCACCCCACGGCGCGCTTCTTCTCCTCGCACACGGGGGTGCGTGGAGCGGGCGGTGGCTGGCGCAACCTCTCCGATGAGGTGCTGCGCCGCATCGCCGAGCGCGGCGGCGTGGTGGGCATCATCCTCGCGCCCGTGTACCTGGGTGGGGACGCCATCGATGACGTCGTGCGGCACATCGAGCATGCCCTGGGGGTGATGGGGGAGGAGGGGGTGGGGATCGGCTCGGACTACGACGGCATGGTGGCCCTGCCCAAGGGCATCCGGGACGTGACGGATCTGCCCAAGCTCACCGAGGCCCTGCTGCGCCGCCACCCGGAGGCGCTCGTGGAGCGCATCCTCGGCGGCAACTTCCGCAGGTACTTCCGCGAGACGCTCGGGGAGTGA
- a CDS encoding DUF4129 domain-containing protein, with protein sequence MPGWVLLWLAAVPCDGHAREAQQLVELATRAPESLDARLDALEHRWGGLPLRSPDDDTPEERARTAARRLQGVCAQLSAPASAENPAPRSEPARLQEILSRPEFALARDRQGDLLQRLVRTVKEWLEDLLQTSEAQSFATGTRTAVLVLGFAVVLFAALRLRHWRRGSARRREEAGTGPAAALVLDSPGEHLTRARKALAGQPREAIREGLLALLSSLEAKRLARPDRVKTNRELVGEMPGRGASTQLTREVERLVRWYDRAFYSLEPVPAEDAARFVDQVEQLHRELAGAAA encoded by the coding sequence ATGCCTGGGTGGGTGCTGCTGTGGCTCGCGGCCGTGCCCTGCGACGGACATGCACGGGAAGCCCAGCAGCTCGTGGAGCTGGCCACGCGAGCGCCGGAGTCGCTGGACGCACGGCTCGACGCCCTGGAGCACCGCTGGGGAGGCCTGCCGCTGCGCTCGCCGGACGACGACACACCCGAGGAGCGCGCCCGGACGGCGGCCCGCCGCCTCCAGGGCGTCTGCGCGCAGCTCTCGGCCCCCGCGAGCGCGGAGAACCCCGCGCCCCGCTCCGAGCCAGCCCGGCTGCAAGAGATCCTCTCGCGGCCCGAGTTCGCCCTGGCACGGGATCGCCAGGGAGATCTCCTCCAACGGCTGGTGCGCACGGTGAAGGAGTGGCTGGAGGACCTGCTACAGACGAGCGAGGCGCAGAGCTTCGCGACGGGCACGCGGACGGCGGTGCTGGTGCTGGGGTTCGCGGTGGTGCTCTTCGCGGCGCTGCGCCTGCGCCACTGGAGGCGGGGCTCCGCGCGGCGGAGGGAGGAAGCCGGTACGGGCCCGGCGGCGGCGCTGGTACTGGACTCGCCCGGTGAGCACCTGACGCGGGCCCGGAAGGCGCTGGCGGGCCAGCCACGCGAGGCCATCCGGGAGGGACTGCTGGCGCTGCTGTCCTCGCTGGAGGCGAAGCGGCTGGCCCGGCCGGATCGCGTGAAGACGAACCGCGAGCTGGTGGGCGAGATGCCCGGGCGGGGGGCCTCCACGCAGCTCACGCGCGAGGTGGAGCGGCTGGTGCGCTGGTACGACCGGGCCTTCTATTCGCTGGAGCCGGTGCCAGCGGAGGACGCCGCGCGCTTCGTGGACCAGGTGGAGCAGCTCCACCGCGAGCTGGCGGGAGCCGCGGCATGA
- a CDS encoding RluA family pseudouridine synthase, with protein sequence METWITPFEPQPAPRDVAGAFPSPFDELGPHVLARRAAEAMQAELRTGFVAPGIPASTLEGPEGGKMLGVLVVQQPDGRIGYLRSFSGMLAGRWEVPGFVPPLFDREARAQVEPSGEAVVKALLARAEAFQSSPELVEVRAAHEAQQVRHTGERTALRARHEERKKRRHARRAEISASDTLTEAEKRAALHSLDQESRGDKAELRRLEAAQDAERLAIEPKRARLERRLRALDRLRWIVCRALMKRIHDTYRVPNALGERRPLRALFAPGEPPSGAADCAAPKLLAHALTHGLRPLALAEFWWGAPPPAGGRVTGEFYPACRDKCAPLLPFMLDGLQVSPPRAFSPPAVATEGLSVVFEDAWIVVVDKPHGLLSVPARDTSVTDSVLARLRARYPHATGPLLVHRLDLDTSGLLVAALDPRTHADLQRQFLHREVRKRYVAWVEGHVQGERGTIDFPMRVDLDDRPRQIHDPVHGKSAVTEWQVLERSGTRTRVVFFPLTGRTHQLRVHAAHPLGLGAPIVGDRLYGRQDGRLFLHAESLSFRHPETGQRVSFERPAPF encoded by the coding sequence GTGGAGACGTGGATCACCCCCTTCGAGCCGCAGCCAGCCCCCCGCGACGTCGCCGGAGCCTTCCCGAGCCCCTTCGATGAGCTCGGCCCCCATGTCCTGGCGCGCCGGGCCGCGGAGGCGATGCAGGCGGAGCTCCGGACGGGCTTCGTCGCGCCAGGGATCCCTGCCTCGACGCTCGAAGGCCCGGAGGGCGGCAAGATGCTCGGCGTGCTGGTCGTCCAGCAGCCCGACGGGCGCATCGGGTATCTCCGATCCTTCTCCGGCATGCTCGCCGGGCGATGGGAGGTCCCGGGCTTCGTCCCACCGCTCTTCGATCGCGAGGCACGCGCACAGGTGGAGCCCTCGGGTGAAGCCGTGGTGAAGGCACTGCTCGCCCGCGCCGAGGCGTTCCAGAGCTCGCCGGAGCTCGTCGAGGTCCGGGCCGCCCATGAAGCACAGCAGGTGCGCCACACCGGAGAACGGACGGCGCTGCGCGCCCGGCACGAAGAAAGAAAGAAGCGGCGTCACGCGCGGCGGGCCGAGATCTCGGCGTCGGACACGCTCACGGAGGCGGAGAAGCGCGCGGCCCTCCACTCACTCGACCAGGAGAGCCGGGGCGACAAGGCGGAGCTGCGCCGGTTGGAGGCGGCTCAGGACGCGGAGCGCCTGGCCATCGAGCCGAAGCGAGCACGGCTCGAGCGGCGTCTCCGGGCCCTCGATCGCTTGCGATGGATCGTCTGTCGCGCGCTCATGAAGCGCATCCACGACACCTACCGGGTCCCCAATGCGCTCGGTGAGCGCCGACCCCTGCGCGCCCTGTTCGCCCCCGGAGAGCCCCCCTCGGGCGCCGCCGACTGTGCGGCCCCGAAGCTCCTCGCCCATGCCCTCACGCATGGCCTGCGTCCGCTGGCGCTCGCCGAGTTCTGGTGGGGCGCTCCGCCACCCGCGGGGGGACGCGTGACCGGCGAGTTCTATCCCGCCTGCCGCGACAAGTGCGCTCCCCTCCTCCCGTTCATGCTGGACGGCCTGCAGGTCTCGCCCCCACGGGCCTTCTCCCCGCCAGCCGTCGCGACCGAGGGACTGTCCGTCGTCTTCGAGGACGCGTGGATCGTCGTCGTCGACAAGCCCCACGGTCTGCTCTCCGTGCCCGCGAGGGACACCTCCGTGACGGACTCGGTGCTCGCCCGGCTGCGCGCCCGGTATCCGCACGCGACGGGCCCGCTCCTCGTGCACCGGCTCGACCTGGACACCTCGGGACTGCTCGTCGCGGCGCTCGACCCGAGGACTCACGCGGACCTGCAACGGCAATTCCTCCACCGCGAGGTCCGCAAGCGCTACGTGGCCTGGGTCGAGGGGCATGTCCAGGGTGAGCGGGGCACCATCGACTTCCCCATGCGCGTCGACCTCGACGATCGGCCCCGGCAGATTCACGATCCCGTGCACGGAAAGTCCGCCGTGACGGAGTGGCAGGTGCTCGAGCGCAGCGGGACACGCACCCGCGTGGTCTTCTTTCCCCTCACCGGGAGGACACACCAGCTGCGTGTCCACGCGGCACATCCCCTCGGGCTCGGCGCGCCCATCGTCGGAGACCGGCTCTACGGGCGCCAGGACGGCCGCCTGTTCCTGCACGCGGAGTCCCTCTCCTTCCGCCATCCCGAGACGGGACAGCGCGTCTCCTTCGAGCGGCCGGCGCCATTCTGA
- a CDS encoding dienelactone hydrolase family protein has protein sequence MDDHSNRAGDEEHDVEIKTPAGTADAAFFHPSGNGPWPGVLLWPDAFGLRPAMRDMGRRLAAEGYAVLVPNPFYRTRKAPVFSRPMDFAVPAEREEIMKFVGTLNQDTVFTDGGAFLAWLDQQPQVNKRAKIGVQGYCMGGPLTVRTASLSERVGAGASFHGGGLVTQAPDSPHLLAPKIKAEMLIAVAANDDERDPQAKVKLKEAFDAAKVKNKIEVYNGARHGWCVKDMAGGIYNEAAAEKAWAELLALYKRALV, from the coding sequence ATGGACGACCATTCCAACCGGGCCGGCGACGAGGAGCACGACGTCGAGATCAAGACCCCTGCCGGCACGGCCGACGCCGCCTTCTTCCACCCGTCGGGCAACGGCCCGTGGCCGGGCGTGTTGCTGTGGCCGGACGCCTTCGGCCTGCGCCCCGCCATGCGCGACATGGGCCGGCGGCTGGCGGCCGAGGGCTACGCCGTTCTTGTGCCCAACCCCTTCTACCGCACTCGCAAGGCGCCGGTGTTCTCGCGGCCGATGGACTTCGCCGTCCCCGCCGAGCGCGAGGAGATCATGAAGTTCGTGGGCACGCTGAACCAGGACACCGTCTTCACCGACGGCGGCGCCTTCCTGGCCTGGCTGGACCAGCAGCCGCAGGTGAACAAGCGCGCCAAGATCGGGGTGCAGGGCTACTGCATGGGCGGGCCGCTGACCGTCCGCACCGCCTCGCTGTCGGAGCGGGTGGGCGCGGGGGCCTCGTTCCACGGCGGCGGCCTGGTCACCCAGGCGCCTGATAGCCCCCACCTGCTGGCCCCGAAGATCAAGGCCGAGATGCTGATCGCCGTCGCCGCCAACGACGACGAGCGCGACCCGCAGGCCAAGGTCAAGCTCAAGGAGGCATTCGACGCCGCCAAGGTGAAAAACAAGATCGAGGTCTACAACGGCGCCCGGCACGGCTGGTGCGTGAAGGACATGGCCGGCGGCATCTACAACGAGGCCGCGGCCGAGAAGGCCTGGGCCGAGCTGCTGGCGCTCTACAAGCGCGCCCTGGTCTGA
- a CDS encoding MarR family winged helix-turn-helix transcriptional regulator translates to MPADTSGTSRRARLEQELCDRLANTFSSAVVLFHSALAERLGMNVTDFKCVAILNESGPMTAGRLAELTGMSTAATTQVLDRLERAGLVRRERDPNDRRKVILQPISSPKMERDIGQAMEDLARSMTEVTSNYSAPQLETIRDFMDRTTQVLQHVATRLKTGT, encoded by the coding sequence ATGCCAGCCGATACATCCGGGACCTCCAGACGCGCCAGGTTGGAGCAGGAGCTTTGCGACAGACTCGCCAATACGTTCAGCAGCGCGGTGGTGCTGTTCCACTCAGCGCTGGCCGAGCGGCTCGGGATGAACGTCACCGACTTCAAGTGCGTGGCCATCTTGAACGAGTCCGGTCCGATGACCGCGGGCCGGCTCGCGGAGCTGACCGGGATGTCGACCGCGGCAACGACGCAGGTGCTGGACCGGCTCGAACGGGCGGGACTCGTCCGGCGGGAGCGGGACCCGAATGACCGCAGGAAGGTCATCCTCCAACCCATCTCCAGCCCGAAGATGGAACGTGACATCGGCCAGGCGATGGAGGATCTGGCCCGCTCGATGACCGAGGTCACGTCGAACTACAGTGCCCCCCAGTTGGAGACGATCCGTGACTTCATGGATCGCACCACGCAGGTGCTGCAGCATGTCGCCACCCGGCTGAAGACCGGAACGTGA
- a CDS encoding TetR/AcrR family transcriptional regulator, with protein sequence MSDPSEPKRPGRQRDAERTRDAILTAARTLFSTRGYAQTGVREVAELAGVNSALVGRYFGSKLGLYRATLEVIDITPALQGDRSRFGKDMVAAFFDWPDAPGPLLMMLLSAADPEAHAASVEFLQTKVITPLARWLGPPDGEGRAARLSILWNGFLTAWKLLPIQALSGARLTATRRWLEAETQAIVDEGTV encoded by the coding sequence ATGTCTGACCCTTCCGAACCCAAGAGGCCGGGGCGCCAGCGAGATGCCGAGCGCACTCGCGATGCGATCCTCACCGCCGCCCGAACCCTGTTCTCCACGCGGGGCTACGCCCAGACCGGCGTGCGTGAGGTGGCGGAGCTCGCCGGGGTGAACTCCGCGCTCGTCGGCCGCTACTTCGGCTCGAAGCTGGGGCTGTACCGGGCGACGCTGGAGGTGATCGACATCACCCCGGCACTCCAGGGAGACCGGAGCCGCTTCGGCAAGGACATGGTGGCGGCCTTCTTCGACTGGCCGGACGCACCGGGCCCACTGCTGATGATGCTCCTCTCGGCGGCCGACCCCGAGGCGCATGCGGCGAGCGTCGAGTTCCTCCAGACAAAGGTGATCACCCCGCTGGCCCGGTGGCTGGGACCCCCGGACGGCGAGGGCCGTGCGGCGCGGCTCAGCATCCTCTGGAACGGCTTCCTCACCGCTTGGAAGCTGCTGCCCATCCAGGCGCTCTCCGGGGCACGCCTCACCGCCACCCGCCGCTGGCTGGAGGCGGAGACCCAGGCCATTGTCGACGAAGGCACCGTCTGA
- a CDS encoding dioxygenase family protein, producing MSSDAKNDTSPTIVTRRKVLGGLGLALMAAPLGHLIAACGEGNDGGTPGGGNDAGTITDPGFWATGGTAAMTAVSSYPDPFASGIGSTCKLTCEATLGPCYANTLVRKDISEGHDGLPVRIVLLVVDESCKPVPGASVDIWHAAPEGLYSGEDASTFCTGDDPTATSARWFRGVQTTDANGRVEFDTCFPGWYSSRTIHIHFTVRLNDAEYVTSQLVFDDALNDDVINNQPLYNTRGPRDTTNANDNVVSAESAPDYMFQTQRMPDGAMLAWKTLVIRSSLSNASCQMPGGGGGPPPGGGDGGIRPPPGDGGIRPPRDGGMGPPPGTDGGTGVP from the coding sequence ATGAGCAGCGACGCCAAGAACGACACTTCACCCACGATCGTGACGCGCCGGAAGGTCCTCGGCGGGCTCGGCCTCGCCCTGATGGCCGCGCCGCTCGGCCATCTCATCGCCGCCTGCGGTGAGGGCAACGACGGAGGCACCCCAGGGGGCGGAAACGACGCGGGGACCATCACCGACCCCGGCTTCTGGGCGACCGGAGGCACGGCCGCGATGACGGCGGTCAGCAGCTATCCCGACCCGTTCGCCTCGGGCATCGGCTCGACGTGCAAGCTGACGTGCGAGGCCACCCTGGGGCCCTGCTACGCCAATACGCTGGTCCGCAAGGACATCAGCGAGGGCCACGATGGACTGCCCGTGCGCATCGTGCTGCTCGTGGTGGACGAGTCCTGCAAGCCCGTCCCGGGCGCCAGCGTCGACATCTGGCATGCCGCGCCGGAGGGTCTCTACTCGGGTGAGGACGCCAGCACCTTCTGCACCGGGGACGACCCGACCGCGACCTCGGCGAGGTGGTTCCGCGGCGTGCAGACGACGGACGCCAACGGCCGCGTGGAGTTCGATACCTGCTTCCCCGGTTGGTACAGCAGCCGGACGATCCACATCCACTTCACCGTCCGGCTCAACGACGCCGAGTATGTGACCTCCCAGCTCGTCTTCGACGACGCGCTGAACGACGACGTCATCAACAACCAGCCGCTCTACAACACGCGGGGTCCGCGCGACACGACGAACGCGAACGACAACGTCGTCTCCGCGGAGAGTGCCCCCGATTACATGTTCCAGACCCAGCGCATGCCGGACGGCGCGATGCTGGCCTGGAAGACCCTCGTCATCCGTTCCTCGCTCTCCAACGCCTCGTGCCAGATGCCGGGTGGTGGCGGTGGGCCTCCCCCGGGCGGTGGAGATGGCGGCATTCGTCCCCCGCCGGGAGACGGTGGCATCCGTCCCCCCCGTGACGGCGGGATGGGCCCGCCTCCGGGCACGGATGGCGGCACGGGCGTCCCGTAG
- a CDS encoding flavin-containing monooxygenase has protein sequence MIASKKDELSFSPEALKEKYRLEREKRLRADGNAQYRDLSGIYADFDKDPYVEPGFTRPALTEKIDVLIVGGGFGGMLAAVRLRQAGVHSIRIVEKGGDFGGTWYWNRYPGAACDVESYIYLPLLEETGYIPKEKYAKAPEIFAHCQRIGRQFDLYKAALFQTQIERMDWDENARRWNVTTTRDDKLAARFVIIAGGIMHKAKLPGIPGIETFKGHSFHTSRWDYAYTGGGPTGGMTRLADKRVGIIGTGATAVQVVPQLGASAKQLYVFQRTPSGVGVRANQPTDEAWVKTLKPGWQAERIRNFTALVSGLQQEVDLVRDGWTSLFDASETRRARSPEEAVEIHQLSNLRKMEEIRARVASIVKDPVTAEALKPYYDPLCKRPCFHDEYLDTFNRPNVQLVDTDGKGVERITPNGVVVKGKEYEVDCLVYASGFEVTGDYTRKLGFDIRGRGGRSLSDAWADGPSTLHGVTSRGYPNLLMIGLIQSSWAINFVHILEELARHAAYIVDQSLKRGVETVEPTEQAQEQWWGRILVSLQKGHVFGGAECTPGYINNEGATPPPSLIRSAGYGGGTLEFIDILENWRKSDELPGLELTRAGSNP, from the coding sequence ATGATTGCGTCGAAGAAGGATGAGCTCTCTTTTTCTCCGGAAGCGTTGAAGGAGAAGTACCGGCTCGAGCGTGAGAAGCGGCTGCGTGCGGATGGCAACGCCCAGTACCGCGACCTCAGCGGCATCTACGCGGACTTTGACAAGGACCCCTACGTCGAGCCCGGCTTCACGCGTCCGGCGCTGACGGAGAAGATCGACGTGCTCATCGTTGGCGGTGGCTTTGGCGGCATGCTGGCGGCGGTGCGGCTGCGCCAGGCCGGCGTCCACTCCATCCGCATCGTCGAGAAGGGCGGCGACTTCGGCGGCACCTGGTACTGGAACCGCTATCCGGGCGCCGCCTGCGACGTGGAGTCCTATATCTACCTGCCGCTGCTGGAGGAGACCGGCTACATCCCCAAGGAGAAGTACGCCAAGGCGCCGGAGATCTTCGCCCACTGCCAGCGGATCGGCCGGCAGTTCGACCTCTACAAGGCGGCGCTCTTCCAGACGCAGATCGAGCGGATGGATTGGGACGAGAACGCCCGGCGCTGGAACGTCACGACCACCCGGGACGACAAGCTCGCGGCGCGGTTCGTGATCATCGCCGGTGGCATCATGCACAAGGCGAAGCTGCCCGGCATCCCGGGCATCGAGACCTTCAAGGGCCACAGCTTCCACACCAGCCGGTGGGACTATGCCTATACCGGCGGCGGCCCCACGGGCGGCATGACCCGGTTGGCCGACAAGCGCGTGGGCATCATCGGGACGGGCGCGACCGCGGTCCAGGTGGTCCCCCAGCTCGGTGCTTCGGCCAAACAGTTGTACGTCTTCCAGCGCACGCCCTCGGGCGTCGGGGTGCGGGCCAACCAGCCCACCGACGAGGCCTGGGTGAAGACGCTCAAGCCCGGCTGGCAGGCGGAGCGCATCCGCAACTTCACCGCGCTCGTCTCCGGTCTCCAGCAGGAGGTGGACCTGGTGCGGGACGGGTGGACCTCTCTCTTCGATGCTTCCGAGACCCGCCGTGCCAGGAGCCCCGAGGAGGCGGTCGAAATCCACCAGCTGTCCAACTTGCGCAAGATGGAGGAGATCCGCGCGCGGGTGGCCTCCATCGTCAAGGATCCGGTGACGGCCGAGGCGCTCAAGCCCTACTACGACCCGCTGTGCAAGCGGCCCTGCTTCCATGATGAGTACCTGGACACGTTCAACCGCCCCAACGTCCAGCTCGTGGATACCGACGGCAAGGGCGTGGAGCGCATCACCCCCAACGGCGTGGTGGTGAAGGGCAAGGAATACGAGGTCGACTGCCTCGTCTACGCCTCGGGCTTCGAGGTCACGGGCGACTACACCCGCAAGTTGGGCTTCGACATCCGCGGGCGCGGCGGCAGGTCCTTGAGCGACGCCTGGGCCGACGGCCCGTCGACGCTCCACGGCGTGACCAGCCGCGGCTATCCGAACCTCCTGATGATCGGTCTCATCCAGAGCAGCTGGGCGATCAACTTCGTCCACATCCTCGAGGAGTTGGCGCGGCACGCCGCCTACATCGTCGATCAGAGCCTGAAGCGGGGCGTCGAGACGGTCGAACCGACGGAGCAGGCGCAGGAGCAGTGGTGGGGGCGGATCCTCGTCAGCCTCCAGAAGGGCCACGTCTTCGGTGGTGCCGAATGCACGCCCGGCTACATCAACAACGAGGGGGCCACGCCTCCCCCGAGCTTGATTCGCAGCGCGGGTTACGGGGGCGGCACGCTCGAGTTCATCGACATCCTGGAGAACTGGCGCAAGTCCGATGAGCTCCCGGGCCTGGAGCTCACCCGGGCAGGCAGCAACCCGTGA